Below is a genomic region from Rhodospirillum centenum SW.
CCGTATGGTGCCGCCGCTTTCGCGCGGCGTCGAACTCGGCGGCGAAGGGTGCTCCCATCATGACGGATGATCCGGACATGACGGGGGACAGAACACCCCCCTCGCTGGAGGAGATCGAGGCCAGGCTGCGGCGGGCACGGCGGAACGCCGGCATCGTGACGTCGTCGCCCGATCCGGGCGCCGAGGTCGATACCCGCGGCGGGCTGGGGTTCGGTTTCCGGATCGGGGTCGAGCTGCTGGCCGCGATGGTTGTCGGTGTCGGCGGCGGTCTGATGATCGACCGCTGGCTGGAAACGGCGCCCTGGGGGCTTGTGGTGATGTTCTTTCTCGGCGCGGGCGCCGGGGTGATGAACGTCTTCCGGGCCGTCACGGGCGCCGGTTACGCAGTTGGGTTCCGGCATTCCGCCGAGGCGGAAGGGTCGGAAGAAAGTCGGCAGGACGAAGGGCGAGGACACCGTGGCTGATCCGCTGCATCAATTCGAAATCCAGCCGATCGTGCCGATCCAGATCGGCGGGCTCGACCTGTCCTTCAGCAATTCCGCGGCCTTCATGGTCGCCGCGGTGCTTGCCACCACGACGCTCCTGATGTTCGGCATGCGCGGGCGGGCCATCGTGCCGGGCCGGCTGCAGTCGATGGCGGAGCTGCTCTACGAATTCATCGCCGGCATGGTGAAGGAGAATGCGGGGCCGGAAGCCCGGCGCTATTTCCCGCTGGTGTTCTCGATCTTCACCTTCATCCTGTTCGGCAACCTCCTGGGCATGATCCCGGGGGCGTTCACCTTCACCAGCCATATCGCCGTGACGTTCGCGCTGGCGATGGTGGTGTTCCTGTTCGTGACGATCCTGGCGCTGGTGCGGCATGGCCTGCACTTCTTCTCCTTCTTCATGCCCCAGGGCGCGCCGATCTGGCTGGCGCCGCTGATCGTCCCGATCGAGATCGTCTCCTACCTGTCCCGGCCGGTCAGCCTCAGCATCCGACTGTTCGCCAACATGATGGCCGGTCACACGATGCTGAAGGTCTTCGCCGGGTTCACGGTCAGCATGGGCGCAGCCCTGGGCGGGCTCGGCTACGCCTTCGGTCTGATCCCTGTCCTTCTCAACGTGGCCCTGATCGGCTTCGAGATTCTCGTCGCCTTCATGCAGGCCTACGTCTTCACCATCCTGACCTGCATCTACATCCGCGACGCAATCGAACTGCACTGAGCGCTCGAACGCACAAGAAGCGGGGGTCGGGTTAACCGTCCAACCGTCCCATCGGAAGAGGAAGAGTTAAAATGGAAGCTGAAGCGGCAAGGTACATCGGCGCCGGGCTGGCCATGTTCGCCCTGGCTGGCGTTGGCATCGGTATCGCCAACATCTTCTCCAACCTGATCGCTTCGGTCGCCCGCAACCCGGCGGCCCGCAACCAGGTGTTCCCGATCGGCATTCTGGGCTTCGCTCTGACCGAAGCCGTCGCGCTGTTCGCGCTGCTGATCGCCTTCCTGATCCTGTTCGCCTGAGCCAGTCCCTTCCGGCTCGATGGAACGGTCCGCGGCGTGGGGATGTCTCCGCGCCGCGGTTTGTTGGGGCCGGCCCCGCCTTCGGGCAGGGGCCCGTGCTTCCCGGGATCGAGGCGGCTGCCGGGCCTTCCGGCGGTCGCGCACGCAAGGTGATCCTCGCATGGTGGATTTCAGGCTGACGTTGGCCCGGCGGGCCGGGGCCCTGGTGCTGGGTCTGGCGCTGGCCGCTTCCCCGGCCCTGCCGGCTCTTGCCCAGGATGCCGGGGCGCCGCAGGGCGTGACCCAGGAGGTGGCGCCGCCGGCGGCCGCCCAGGACGACGCGCACGGCACGGCGGAGCACATCGCCGAGGGCGTGGCGGCGGAGACGGCGGAGCACGCCAAGGGCGGGCTGCCGCAGCTCAACCCCGACACCTACCCGACCCAGATCTTCTGGCTGGCGGTGACCTTCGGCCTGCTGCTGTTCCTGATGTCCAAGGTGGCGCTGCCCCGCGTCGCCGAGGTGCTGGAAGCCCGGCAGGAGAAGATCGCCGACGACCTCGACCGCGCCGGTGCGCTGAAGGCCGAGGCGGACGCCGTCATCGAGAATTACGAGCGCGAGCTGGCCGAGGCCCGCGCCAAGGCGCAGAAGGTGCTGTCCGACGCGACCCTCGCGGCGGAGAGCGAGACCACGCAGCGCCTGGGTGAGCTGGCCGCCGATCTGGCCGAGCGCGCCCGTGCCGCCGAAGCCCGCATCGAGCAGGCCCGGCGCGCCGCCCTGGGCAACATCCGCGGCGTTGCCGCCGAGACGGCCGTCGCCGCCGCGGCGAAGCTGGCCGGTCTGGATCTCGATCCGGCTACCGCCGAGGCGGCCGTCGAAGAGGCTCTGAACCGCGTCCGGCAGGAGGTCGTGTGATGCTCCAGAATCCCACCTTCTGGGTTCTCGTCGCCTTCGTCCTGTTCGTCGCCGCCGTCTGGCGCATCGCCGCGAACACCATCGGCAAGGCGCTGGATGACCGGGCGGAGCGCATCCGCGAGGAGATCGAGCAGGCGCAGAAGCTGCGCGAGGACGCCCAGGCGGCCCTCGCCCAGTATCAGCGCAAGCAGCGCGACGCGCTGAAGGAGGCGGAGAACATCATCGCCGCCGCCCGCGAGGAAGCCGACCGCATCCGCCGCCGGGCCGCCACCGACCTGGAGGCATCCCTGCGGCGCCGTGAGGCGCAGGCGATGGAGAAGATCGCCCAGGCCGAGGCGCAGGCCGTCCAGCAGGTCCGCGACCTTGCCGTGGACATCGCCGTCGCCGCCACGGAGCGCATCCTGGTCCAGAACATGGACGCGACGCGCGACGAGGTCCTGGTCGGCAATGCCATCGCCGAACTTCCGGCCAAGCTGCACTGACCCCGGTTCCGCCGGTCAAGACAAAGGGCGTCCCTCGCGGGCGCCCTTTTTGTTCGTGCCCGTGCCGGCGCCGGGGTGGCGGCCCCCGGAATCGGCGGGTGCCGGCCTTCGCTCCCCGCACGCCGACCGACGTTCCGGCGACCTAGGCGGTGTGCTTCAAGCGGGCGGTCAGGCCCAGGAAGGCCGGGTAGGGGTGGGTGACGACATAGGTCGGCACCGGCCCCAGATAGTCCCGCATCCGCCCCTTCTCGACGAACCGCTTGCGGAACCGGGAATGGCTGAAGAAGGGCAGCAGGCGGGGCACGATCCCGCCCATGACATAGAGCCCGCCGCGCGCCCCCAGGCTCAGCGCCAGGTTTCCCGCCACCGTTCCCAGCATGGCGCAGAACGTCTCCAGCGCCTCGTGGCAGTAGACGTCGCTGCGGTCCAGCCCGCGGGCGGAGATGTCGGCAGGATCCAGCGGCTCCGGCTCGCGCCCGTCCAGCAGCATCAGCGCGCTGTAGAGGTTCTGCAACCCCATGCCGGAGACCACGCGCTCGGCCGAGACATGGTCGTAGATCTTGCGCAGTTCGGCCAGCACCTGCCCCTCGCGGTCGCTGACCGGGGCCATGGTGACATGACCGCCCTCCGTCGCCAGGGCCGTCCAGCCCGACGGGCCGGGGATCAGGGCGGAGACGCCCAGGCCGGTGCCCGGCCCGATGACGGCGACGGGGGCACCGGGCAGCGGGGTGCCGTCGCCCACCTGCACCCGTTCGTCCTCCGCCAGTTCGGGGACGGCGAGGGCCGCCGCCGTGAAATCGTTGATCACCTCCAGCCGGTCGAAGCCCAGCGCCCGCCGTACCCCGGAGATGGAGAACTCCCAGGTCAGGTTGGTCATGCGGATCAGGTCGCCCGTCACCGGGGAGGCGATGGCGAAGGCGCCGCGGTCGGGCCGCAGCGGGGCCGGAGCCGACTCCAGATAGTGCTCCGCCGCTTCGGCGGGGGACGGGAAGTCGGCGCACCGGAGGGTGCGTTCCGCCGTGACGCGGCCGTCCAGCACCAGGGCGAAGCGGGCGTTGGTGGCGCCGATGTCCGCGATCAGGGCCGGCGAGGGATGTCCGGTATCGGGGGCGGCAGGGCTCATGCCGCGGTACCCGCATCACCGAGCGGTGCGGCCAGCGTCTCCACATAGCTGCGCCGCCAGTGGGTGATGTCGTTGCCCTTCAGCACGCTCATCATCGCCTCGAAGCGTTCGCGCCGCTCCTGGAGCGGCATGGTCAGGCCGCGCTGGAGATTCTCCGCCGTGGCCCGGATGTCATAGGGGTTGACGATCAGGGCGGCGTCAAGCTCCTTCGCCGCGCCCGCGAATCGGGACAGCACCAGCACGCCGGGATCGGCCGGGTCCTGGCAGGCGACGTACTCCTTCGCCACCAGATTCATGCCGTCGCGCAGGGGCGTCACCAGCCCGATACGGGCATGCCGGAAGAAGCCCGCCAGCGTCCGGCGGTTGAAGCTCTTGTTCAGATAGCGGATCGGCACCCAGTCGAACTCGGCGTAGCGGCCGTTGATATGGCCGGCCAGGGCCTCCAGCTCGCGCCGGATGGCCTGGTATTCGGCCACGTCGCCCCGGGAGGGCGGCGCCACCTGCATGAAGCTGACCTGGCCCCGGTTGCCGGGATAGCTGTCCAGCAGCTCCTGGAACGCCTCGAACCGCTGCGGCAGCCCCTTGGAATAGTCCAGCCGGTCCACCCCGATGATCAGGGCCCGCTCGACCAGGCTCTCCCGCAGGCGCCGGGTCTGAGCCGACTCCGCCGCCTGCGCGGCAAGCTGGGCGAGCGGCAGCGTGTCGATGCTGATGGGGAAGGCGCGGGCCAGCAGATCGCGGCCATAGGCCCGGATGCGGCAGCCCCGGCCCGATCCCAGTTCCTCCACGCTGCCGCCGGCCTCGTACTTCACGTAATGGACGAAGCAGCGCAGGTCGCTCTCTGTCTGGAACCCCACCAGATCGTAGGCGCACAGGCCGCGCACCAGCGACTCGTGCGCCGGCAGGGCGACCAGGATCTCCGGCGCCGGAAAAGGCGTGTGCAGATAGAACCCCATGCGCTGGCTCAGCCCCATGGCGCGGAGCTGTTCGGCGAACGGGATCAGGTGGTAGTCGTGGACCCAGACCATGTCGTCGGGGCGGAGCAGGGCGGCCAGCTTGCCGGCGAACAGGCTGTTCACCCGCTGATAGCCGGCATAGGTGCGCCCGCTGAAGCTGGCCAGATCCAGCCGGTAATGGAACAGGGGCCACAGGGTCGAGTTGGCGAATCCGTTGTAGTACTCGTCCAGGTCACGCTGGGTCAGGCCCAGGGTGGCGTAGGTGATGCGGCCTGATTCGGTGATGCGCGGGGGGCCGTCGGTCCCGTCCACGATATCGCCGCTCCAGCCGAACCAGATGCCGCCGCCCCGGCTCTTCAGGGCTTCCTGGACGGCCACCGCCAGGCCCCCGGCCTGGCTCTTGCTTTCATCCACCGGGGCGACGCGGTTCGAAACGACCACCAGTCGGCTCACGGGTTCGGTTCCTCCGGATTCTTCGGGACGGGTCGGGGACAGGACGGGCCCGCAGGCCCGCGGCACCTCGCCGCAGACAGGTGCCCGGAAGACGGGCACGCCGAATAATCCGACCGCAGCAGCACGGCCGAAGTAACGGCACGATAACGGGCAGGGGAGCGCGACATCACCCGGACTGACGGCGTATGTCCTTGGCCCTAGGGGTGTTCCGGGTCGGTTTCCGCAGTGCAGCGAGGCGGTTGCGTCGGACGGGAACATTTCGTCGGCCCAACGATGTCGGCAAGGGCGTACCCCGCGCGACACTTGGTCCGGAAATTAGGCCTTGCGGACTTCGGCCCTGGCGAGCATATTGTGCAGTGCGACATTGATCGCGTCTTTGACCCGATCGTGTCGTAACGCACTTCTTGGGCGTTTCCTCCCTAAACTCAGGCCGTGCCCTCTGGCACGGCCTTTTTCTTTGGCCGTGTCCCCCGCGGGACTCACCGCCCTCACGGCGGGCTCCTGTCGCCCTCGCCCAGGGGACGGTGCAGCATCAGCCAGTCCAGCCAGCGCCCATGCTTGAAACCGGCGCCGGGCAGCAGCCCGACCTCGGCGAAGCCCAGCGAGCGGTGCAGGCGGACCGACGCGGCGTTTCCCGCATCCCCGATCACCGCCACCATGCGGCGGTAGCCCAGTGCCGTGCAGCGCCCGATCAGGGCTTCCAGCAGCAGCCGGCCCAGCCCGCGGCCTTGGGCTCCGGCGGCGACGTAGACGGAGTCCTCCACCGTGTAGCGGTAGGCCGGGCGCTGCCGGAACGGGCTGGCATAGGCGTATCCCAGCACCTGCCCCGCCATATCGGCCACCAGGAAGGGCAGTCCGCAGGCCTCCACCGCGGCCAGGCGGCGGGCCATCTCGGCCGCGTCGGGCGGCTCAAGCTCGTAGCTGGCGCAGGCGTGCAGCACCTCGGGCGCGTAGATGGCGGCCAGGGCGGCGGCATCGGCCGCCGTGGCGGGGCGCACCCGCACGCCGGCGACGCCCGGGACAGGGCTCACCGGCGCCCCCTGTGCAGCCGCTCCGCCGGGACATGCGCCAGGGCGGCGGTCAGCCGGCGCATGTGCTGGGCCAGGGTCGCCAGATAGGGGCGACGGCGCAGCCTGTGTTCGTCCATGTAGAGCGATCGGTTCAGCTCGATCTGGAGGGCATGGACGCCCCGTTCCGGGTGGCCGTAATGCCGGGTCGTGTAGCCGCCGGCATAGGGCGCGTTGCGGCCGACCAGATAGCCCAGCATGGTCAGGGTCGATTCGGCCTGCGCCGTCAGGGCGGGGGCGCAGGCGCTGCCGTGGCAGTCGCCCAGGATCATGTCCAGCCGGCCCCCGGCGGCGGCCTCGGGCGGCAGGTCGATGGACGGCATGGAATGGCAGTCCAGCAGGATGCAGTAGCCGAACCGCTCCCGCGTCTCCGCCACCAGGGACTGGAGGGCGGCGTGGTAGGGCCGGTAGCAGCGCTCCACCCGCTCCAGCGCCTCGCCGAAGCGCAGCTTGCGCCGGTAGATCTCCTCACCGGTGGCGACGATCCGGGCGATGGTGCCCAGCCCGGCGGCGACGCGGGCGCTGCGGCTGTTGACGTAGGGCGGCACCGGCCCCTCGAACATGCCGGGGTCCAGTTCGTAGGGCTCCCGGTTGGGATCGACATAGGCACGCGGGAATTCCGCCGCCAGCAGGGGTGTGCCCAGCTCCGCCGCCTCGGCGAAGATCTCGTCCACGAAGCAGTCCTCGGACCGGCGCAGGGTATGCGCGTCCAGCCGCGCCTCGGCCAGGAAGCTCTCCGGATAGACACGCCCGCTGTGGGGGGAGGCCAGCACCAGCGGCAGAACCTGCTGCGCCGGCCGCCACAGCCGGTAGACGCCGGGCACCGCCTCCATCCGCCCGGGGTCCGCCCGGCCCGCCTCCGCTCCGCCCCGCTCCGCCCGCGGGGCGCGGGTCGAGGCGGCGCAGGGGTCCGGGTCGGGCTCGGGGCGGGGGAGCGTGCTGTCCATGATTCCAGATGTAACGGAGTTACCGGTTCCTGTCATCGCGCCGCCGTGCAGCGTGCCGCCGCACCTGACCTTCCGCACCGGCCCTTCCGGTGCGGTTTCCGCGGCGCGACCGGCACCGTCCGGGGCGCTCCGGAAAAAAGTGCGCGTCCCCGCAACGGAAGTGTTGCCAAGCCCCGCCGGCGATGCTAAACCCCCGCTCCACGCCGCGGGGGTTTCCCCGAGGCGGACCCGCAAGGGATGGGCGCGTAGCTCAGCGGGAGAGCACTACGTTGACATCGTAGGGGTCACAGGTTCAATCCCTGTCGCGCCCACCATCCCTTCCTCGATCCAGATATCCGGGTGCATGACCAGGGCGTATGGCTCCGCCCCCTGCAGGGGACGGACAGCCCGTGCCAAGGGCACCCGCTCTGTGCCATTCCGACCGCGCTGTGCTCTGTCCATCTCCCCGGCCGCGGCCCATGGCTGCGCCATGATCTTGGCGCTTGCGTTTATAGCGTTCAGGTCCACATGCTCGTGCCATGACAGTGCCCGGCCGGCACCGGCGGGCGGAACGACCGGGGCCGGGGGAGGGACGCATGGACGCGGCAGCAGAACAGATTCGCCGGCTTGAGCCCATCGCACCGCAGGAGGACGAGCGGAGCGAGGTCCGTAGGCTGTCGGCCCTGCTGGACGACGCCCTGAAGGGCGTGGAGGCCGGCACGGGCCGCTGCCGGCTCGTCGGTCCGCTCGGGGAGACTGTCGATCTGCCTCCCTCGGTCTTCTATGTTCTGGAGCGGGTGGCGGAAGTCATGGCCCATGGGGATGCCATCACCATCGTACCCGTCGGCCAGGACCTTACCACCCAGCAGGCTGCCAATATCCTCAACATTTCCCGCCAGCATCTGGTGACGCTGCTGGATGGTGGGCGGATTCCGTATCGGAAGGTGGGCAGCCATCGGCGTCTGGACATCCAGGATGTGCTGGCATTCCGGCAGGAACGGGCCCGGCAGCGCCGACAGGCCCTGGACTCCCTGGCGGCCTTGAGCGAAGAGGGAGAAGGGTATCCCGAACTCGACTAGGGTACGAACTCAACCGGGGGGTGTTCTTGATTCCAGCACCGTTCCGGGTCGTGCTTGATGCGAACGTCCTGTTCCCCTTCACGGTACGGGATACGTTGCTCCGGGCGGCCGAGCAGGATCTGTACCTGCCCGGATGGACCGACGGAATCCTGGAGGAGATGCGCCGCAACCTCGTCGCCCGGGGCCACACGAGGGAGGACCAGTCGCACCGTCTTGTCGCGACGATCGCGGCCGCTTTCCCGGAAGCACGGATCACCGGCCATGACTGCCTGATCCCCTGCATGCCGAACGAACCGGAGGATCGACATGTAGCTGCTGCGGCTGTCAGGTCCGCGGCCCAGCTTATCGTAACCGGCAACCTCCGGCATTTCCGTAGCCTTCCCGACGGGATCGAAGCCAGGACCGCGGAGGATTTTCTCTGCGATCTCCACGACCTCGCACCCGACCGGATGGCGCAGGTGATTGCCGATCAGGCGGCGGCTCTGACCCGGCCGCCGCGCACGGTGGATGACATCCTGCGGGCCTTCGACAGGCTGACGCCCCGCTTCGCCCGCCTTGTGCGGGCCACGCGGGCCACGCAAGCGGGCGGGTTGGCCAGCGGGTGAGCGGAGCCCGCGTCCCGTGCCTCACCCCGGCTCCACCCGCACCGCCAGCGGCAGGCGGCCCAGGGCGCGGCGGGCGGTTTCCTCGGTCTCCGCGCCGCCGGGGACGCGGACGACGACGACCATGCCGCGCTCCGGCTCCGTCACCGCCACCACCTCCGCCGCCACGCCGGGCAGGGCCAGCGCCAGCTCGTCGCGGCAGGCGCGCTCGGCCGCGATCTGGCGCAGCTTCGGCTTGAAGATCTTGCCCACCGGGGTCAGCGGCATCTCCGGCAGCACCACCACCTCGCGCGGCTTGGCCGGCGGCTCGTCCACCCTCTCCTGGAGGAAGCGGGCCAGCGCCTCGGCGTCCAGCGGCCCGGCGGAGGTGACGAACAGCATCGGCACCTCCCCGGCATAGGCGTCCGGGCGGCCCACGGCGGCGGCCAGGGCGACGCCGGGGAAACCGGCGGCCGGGTCCTCCAGCATGCGCGGGTCGATGTTGTGGCCGCCCCGGATGATGACATCCTTCAGCCGCCCGGCGATGTGGACGCAGCCCGCGGCATCGATGCGGGCGAGGTCACCCGTGCGCAGCCACTCGTTTCCCGCCTCGTCGCGGTAGAAGGCGCCGGCGGTATCGCGCGGATCGACATAGCCGGCGAAGACGCTGGGGCCGCGCACCAGCAGCTCGCCCAGCGGGCCGGGCCGGTCGCGGTGCAGCACCCCGTCGGCCAGCACGGCCAGTTCCGCCAGCGCCGCGCGCGGCCCCACGGCGGTGCTGTCCGGCGTGCGGTAGTGCGGCCACTGCGCCACCGCTCCCGACAGTTCGGTCATGCCGTAGACCTGCCGCACGGCCCCGCCCCAGATCGCGTTGAAGCGCCGCTCCACCTCCGGCGGCAGGGTGGCGGCGCCGACCCCGACCAGCCGCAGGCTTGAGATGTCCAGCCCCTCGCGCGGCACGGCGCAGAGGGCCCCCAGCACCGTCGGCACCACGCCCAGCACGGTCAGCCGGTGCCGGTCCACCAGTCGCCAGACGGCCTGCACCATCTTCGGGTCGCGGTAGCCCGCGGCGGTGGCGATGTAGAGCGTGGCGCCGGCGGCGAAGGTGGGGATGCTGCCGGTGAAGGCACCGCCGACATGGAACAGCGGCAGCCCCAGCAGCAGCCGGTCCTCCGCCCGCGTCCCCGTGGACAGCATGGACGCCACCGACGCCGCCACCATGGAGCGGTTGGTCAGCTTCGCCACCTTCGGCCGGCCGGTGGTGCCGCCGGTGGGGTAGAGTGCCGCCACCCGCTCCGCCTGGGCCGGGTCGCGGCCCGCGGCCAGGGTGGCGCGCCAGTCGGGATCGGGCTCCAGCCCCTCCTCCCCGAAGGCGACGCTGCCGTCCACCGGCAGGGTGACGATGCGCTCCAGCGTCGGCACCTCGCGCTCCAGCCCCGCCACCTTCTCGTACAGCCCGCCGGGCAGGCCGGGCGGCGGCACCAGCAGCAGGCGGGCGCCGACGGCGTTCAACTGGGCGGCGATGGCCTCGCGGGTGAACAGCAGGTTCAGCGGCTGGGCGCGGCAGGCTTCCACCGCCGCCCACAGGGCGACCTGGGTGGCGGGCACGCCCGGCGCCAGCACCGACACCGTGTCGTCCTGCGTCAATCCCTGCGCCCGGTACCAGCGGATCGCGGCGGCCAGCAGGCCCATGAAGCGGCCGTAGCCGATGCTCGGCGGATCGGGGTCGTCCGGCACCCGCAGATAGACCAGCGCCGTCCCGTCCGGGTTCGCCTCCGCCCCGGCGGCGATCAGGTCGATCAGCCGCGGATGCCGGTCGATCAGTTCCGCCGCCTGCCGGTCGATCTCCGCCTCCTGGGCGTGGATGCGCTCGCGGCCGTCCTCGATGTCCATGCCGTTCCTCCCTGGTGTGTCCGTGTCCGTCGGGGACTTCGCCCGTGTCAGCGGCCGGGAAAGGCCGGGGGGCGCTTTTCCAGGAAGTGGGCGACGCCTTCGCGGAAATCCTCCGAACCCAGGCTCGCCAGCATCTCCTCGTCGGCCAGGACGGACGCCTCGGCCAGCCCGTGCAGCAGGCCGGCATAGACCTGCCGCTTGATCACCGCCAGCGAGCGGGGGGAGACGCCGTGCGCCAGATCGGCGGCATAGGCCCGCACGGCCTCCGCGAAGCCTTCGTCCGGCAGCAGCCGGGCCAGCCCCAGGGCGGCCGCCTCCTCCGCCGTCAGGGTGCGGGCGGTGTAGAGCAGGTCCAGCGCGTTCATCGGCCCGACCAGCCGCGGCAGCATCCAGGCCGAGCCGTATTCCGCGATCAGGCCGCGGCGGGAGAAGGCGGTGGTCACCTTGGCGCCCGCGGCGACGAAGCGGATGTCGCAGAAGAGCGCGAAGCACAGCCCGATGCCGGCCACCGGCCCGTTGATGGCGGCGATCACCGGCTTGGGCGTCTTCAGCGGATAGGTCAGGGGCTGGTCGAAGTCCCGGCCCGGCGTCGGATCGTGCGCCAGGTCGGGGAAGACCTCGCGGCCCGGCGCCGTGCCCGACGCCAGCATGCCGCCCATGGCCACCATGTCCGCCCCGGCGCAGAAGCCGCGGCCGGCACCCGTGACGACGATCACCCGCACCCGGTCGTCCGCACCGGCCTCGGCGAAGGCGGCCTTCAGGTCCTGCGCCATGGCCGGGGTCCAGGCGTTCAGCCGGTCCGGCCGGTTCAGGGTGATCGTCGCCACCCGGTCGGCGACGTCGTACAGGATGTCGGTGAAGGCCATGCGCGTATCCTCCCAGGGCTCCCGCGGCCGTCTGCCGTCGGGGCCGTTCGTTGTTGCCTGGGATGATTACCCGGCACCCCCGGGGGGCGCGACCGGGTTCGCGCCGGGATGCGCGGGCCGTCCGCGCTGCGGTGGGCGGCCTCCGCCTGCCGGGCCGGGGGCGGGAAGCGAGAAGGGGGGGCGGGATCAGCCGTGCCAGTCGCGCGCCAGCCGGCGCGAGGCCAGCAGCATCAGCAGCGCCGCCAGCAGGTAGAAGCCCAGGCCGTAGAGGATGGACCAGCGCAGGCTGTCGTCGCCGTAGACCGCCGCCAGCCGGTCGGACATCCAGCCCAGGAACCAGATGCCGAAGCCGATGCCGATCAGGTTGTTCACGAACAGGAAGACGGCCGAAGCCGTGGTCCGCATGGCCGGCGGCACCAGATGCTGCACGGCCGACAGCACCGGCCCCAGCCAGATCAGGGCCAGGGCCTGCGGGATCAGGAACAGCACGAAGGAGACCGTCAGCGACGGCGACAGCAGCCCCGCCGCATAGAAGGGGGCCGCCAGCAGGAAGGACGCGGCCGGCACGGCGGCATAGGCGCCGCGGTTCGCCGCCCCCAGCCGGTCGCCCAGCCAGCCGCCCAGCCAGACCCCGACAATGCCGCCGAAGAAGACGATGGCGGCGAAGAACAGCGAGCGGTCCACCAGACCCAGCCCGTAGGTCCGGCTCAGCAGCGAGCCCAGCCAGAACAGCATGCCGTAGCCGATGATCGAACTGCACGAGGCGCCGAAGGCCAGGAACCAGAAGCTGGACTTGCCCGCCAGCACGCGCGCGACCTCGCGCAGGGGCGGGGCCTCCGGCCGGGCCGCGGGCGGGTCGAAGCGGCCGCGCACCGGCTCGCGCACCGTCAGCTTCAGGAGCGGCGCCAGCAGCAGCCCCACGGCCCCGACGATGACGAAGGCCGCCCGCCAGTCGATGTAGGCGGCCACCAGCCCGCCGAACAGCAGGCCGGCGGCCGAGCCCACCGGGATGCCGAAGGAGAAGACCGCCAGCGCCCGTGCCCGCTCCCCCGGCGGGAAGTAGTCCGCGATCAGGGAGTAGGAGGGGGCGACGCCGCCGGCCTCGCCCACGCCCACGCCCAGCCGGCAGAGGAACAGGGTGAGGAAGGAGTTGGCGGCCCCGCACAGCATGGTGAAGCCGCTCCAGACCGAGAGCGCGATCGTGATGATCCAGGTGCGGCTGCTGCGGTCGGCCAGCACGGCGATGGGGATGCCCAGCGCCGTGTAGAACAGGGCGAAGGCCCAGCCGCCCATCCAGCCCAGCTCGCTGTCCGTCAGCCCCAGCTCGTGCTTGATGGGCTCGGCCAGGATGCTGATGATCTGACGGTCGATGAAATTGAAGATGTAGACCAGGAACAGGACGAACAGCACGTAGTAACGGTAGCGCCGCTCCGGGTGCGCCGGATCGTCCGCCCCGGACTGCACCTGGGCCTGCACCCGGGCCTGCACCCGGGACTGCACCTGGGCCTGCGCCCCGGCCTCTGCCGCGGCCTTCGTCGTCCTCGTCTCGCCGCCTGCCGCCATCTCGGCCATGCGCCTGTCCTGCCTTGTGCAACGGG
It encodes:
- a CDS encoding AtpZ/AtpI family protein; the encoded protein is MTDDPDMTGDRTPPSLEEIEARLRRARRNAGIVTSSPDPGAEVDTRGGLGFGFRIGVELLAAMVVGVGGGLMIDRWLETAPWGLVVMFFLGAGAGVMNVFRAVTGAGYAVGFRHSAEAEGSEESRQDEGRGHRG
- a CDS encoding F0F1 ATP synthase subunit A; translation: MADPLHQFEIQPIVPIQIGGLDLSFSNSAAFMVAAVLATTTLLMFGMRGRAIVPGRLQSMAELLYEFIAGMVKENAGPEARRYFPLVFSIFTFILFGNLLGMIPGAFTFTSHIAVTFALAMVVFLFVTILALVRHGLHFFSFFMPQGAPIWLAPLIVPIEIVSYLSRPVSLSIRLFANMMAGHTMLKVFAGFTVSMGAALGGLGYAFGLIPVLLNVALIGFEILVAFMQAYVFTILTCIYIRDAIELH
- a CDS encoding ATP synthase subunit C family protein; this encodes MEAEAARYIGAGLAMFALAGVGIGIANIFSNLIASVARNPAARNQVFPIGILGFALTEAVALFALLIAFLILFA
- a CDS encoding ATPase, whose amino-acid sequence is MVDFRLTLARRAGALVLGLALAASPALPALAQDAGAPQGVTQEVAPPAAAQDDAHGTAEHIAEGVAAETAEHAKGGLPQLNPDTYPTQIFWLAVTFGLLLFLMSKVALPRVAEVLEARQEKIADDLDRAGALKAEADAVIENYERELAEARAKAQKVLSDATLAAESETTQRLGELAADLAERARAAEARIEQARRAALGNIRGVAAETAVAAAAKLAGLDLDPATAEAAVEEALNRVRQEVV
- a CDS encoding ATP synthase subunit b 3 — translated: MLQNPTFWVLVAFVLFVAAVWRIAANTIGKALDDRAERIREEIEQAQKLREDAQAALAQYQRKQRDALKEAENIIAAAREEADRIRRRAATDLEASLRRREAQAMEKIAQAEAQAVQQVRDLAVDIAVAATERILVQNMDATRDEVLVGNAIAELPAKLH
- a CDS encoding glucokinase — translated: MSPAAPDTGHPSPALIADIGATNARFALVLDGRVTAERTLRCADFPSPAEAAEHYLESAPAPLRPDRGAFAIASPVTGDLIRMTNLTWEFSISGVRRALGFDRLEVINDFTAAALAVPELAEDERVQVGDGTPLPGAPVAVIGPGTGLGVSALIPGPSGWTALATEGGHVTMAPVSDREGQVLAELRKIYDHVSAERVVSGMGLQNLYSALMLLDGREPEPLDPADISARGLDRSDVYCHEALETFCAMLGTVAGNLALSLGARGGLYVMGGIVPRLLPFFSHSRFRKRFVEKGRMRDYLGPVPTYVVTHPYPAFLGLTARLKHTA
- the otsA gene encoding alpha,alpha-trehalose-phosphate synthase (UDP-forming) — encoded protein: MSRLVVVSNRVAPVDESKSQAGGLAVAVQEALKSRGGGIWFGWSGDIVDGTDGPPRITESGRITYATLGLTQRDLDEYYNGFANSTLWPLFHYRLDLASFSGRTYAGYQRVNSLFAGKLAALLRPDDMVWVHDYHLIPFAEQLRAMGLSQRMGFYLHTPFPAPEILVALPAHESLVRGLCAYDLVGFQTESDLRCFVHYVKYEAGGSVEELGSGRGCRIRAYGRDLLARAFPISIDTLPLAQLAAQAAESAQTRRLRESLVERALIIGVDRLDYSKGLPQRFEAFQELLDSYPGNRGQVSFMQVAPPSRGDVAEYQAIRRELEALAGHINGRYAEFDWVPIRYLNKSFNRRTLAGFFRHARIGLVTPLRDGMNLVAKEYVACQDPADPGVLVLSRFAGAAKELDAALIVNPYDIRATAENLQRGLTMPLQERRERFEAMMSVLKGNDITHWRRSYVETLAAPLGDAGTAA
- a CDS encoding GNAT family N-acetyltransferase, with the translated sequence MSPVPGVAGVRVRPATAADAAALAAIYAPEVLHACASYELEPPDAAEMARRLAAVEACGLPFLVADMAGQVLGYAYASPFRQRPAYRYTVEDSVYVAAGAQGRGLGRLLLEALIGRCTALGYRRMVAVIGDAGNAASVRLHRSLGFAEVGLLPGAGFKHGRWLDWLMLHRPLGEGDRSPP
- a CDS encoding N-formylglutamate amidohydrolase, coding for MEAVPGVYRLWRPAQQVLPLVLASPHSGRVYPESFLAEARLDAHTLRRSEDCFVDEIFAEAAELGTPLLAAEFPRAYVDPNREPYELDPGMFEGPVPPYVNSRSARVAAGLGTIARIVATGEEIYRRKLRFGEALERVERCYRPYHAALQSLVAETRERFGYCILLDCHSMPSIDLPPEAAAGGRLDMILGDCHGSACAPALTAQAESTLTMLGYLVGRNAPYAGGYTTRHYGHPERGVHALQIELNRSLYMDEHRLRRRPYLATLAQHMRRLTAALAHVPAERLHRGRR